One Campylobacter concisus DNA window includes the following coding sequences:
- the pyrE gene encoding orotate phosphoribosyltransferase, which translates to MDLEKIYKDAGAYLEGHFLLSSGNHSQFYLQSAKVLEDPALAAKLADELARVIEKFGIKFDSVCSPALGGILAGYELARAAKKRFIFTERVDRVMSLRRGFEVKKSEKFIVCEDIITTGGSALEAAHVIESLGGEVVGFAALANRGFCKVANLGNEAKPNAKLPSDKPFFALGNFEFEIYEPEHCPLCKSGSKAIKPGSRGN; encoded by the coding sequence ATGGATTTAGAGAAAATTTATAAGGACGCTGGGGCGTATTTGGAGGGGCACTTTTTGCTAAGTAGTGGCAACCACTCGCAGTTTTATCTGCAAAGTGCAAAGGTGCTTGAAGACCCTGCTCTTGCTGCAAAGCTAGCAGATGAGCTAGCGCGTGTGATAGAGAAATTTGGCATTAAATTTGATAGCGTTTGTTCTCCTGCACTTGGTGGAATTTTAGCTGGATATGAGTTAGCTCGCGCGGCAAAAAAGCGTTTTATATTTACTGAACGCGTTGATAGGGTGATGAGCTTAAGGCGCGGCTTTGAAGTAAAAAAGAGCGAGAAATTTATAGTTTGTGAGGACATCATAACAACTGGCGGCTCGGCACTTGAAGCAGCCCACGTGATAGAGAGCCTTGGCGGCGAGGTGGTTGGCTTTGCGGCACTTGCAAATCGCGGTTTTTGCAAGGTTGCAAATTTAGGCAATGAAGCTAAGCCAAATGCAAAACTGCCAAGCGACAAGCCATTTTTTGCTTTGGGAAATTTTGAATTTGAAATTTACGAGCCAGAGCACTGTCCGCTTTGTAAGAGCGGTAGCAAGGCTATTAAGCCTGGAAGCAGAGGCAACTAA
- a CDS encoding Na+/H+ antiporter NhaC family protein, whose amino-acid sequence MLLFNPVVFSILVMTVLCLLRFNILLSILVSALVAGVMYKHGFSGFESGLASGFESFFTALKETTQSLISGMQGNLETSLSYILLGALAAAIANTNLTAILINAMSKFLSSNKAIFTLTIAFIACLSQNLIPVHIAFIPILIPPLLALMNKMGIDRRAVACALTFGLQAPYVSISVGFGLLFHNILKKELANNGINTTISDISSVMWIGGASMFVGLILAILFYSKKRIYKTSKFEKAELDEIERAKSLEMTKKEWAVLAGAVVAFVVQIYTSLLPLGALLGLLVMVVFGGIEYKKVDKIMDNGLAMMGFIAFIMLVAAGYGTILRESGGIDELVKYASLVSGGKIGGAFLMLLIGLLVTMGIGTSFGTIPILASIYVPLCLSLGFGVPAIILLVGIAAALGDAGSPASDSTLGPTSGLNADGEHNHIYDTCVPTFVFFNIPLIIGGIVGAMILG is encoded by the coding sequence ATGCTTCTCTTTAACCCTGTTGTTTTTAGCATTTTGGTGATGACGGTGCTATGTTTGCTGCGTTTTAACATCCTGCTTTCTATCCTCGTTTCTGCGCTTGTTGCTGGGGTTATGTATAAGCATGGTTTTAGCGGATTTGAAAGTGGTTTGGCAAGCGGTTTTGAGAGCTTTTTTACAGCTCTAAAAGAGACCACGCAAAGCCTCATAAGCGGTATGCAAGGTAACCTTGAAACCTCACTTAGCTACATTTTGCTAGGTGCTCTTGCAGCTGCCATAGCAAATACAAATTTAACAGCCATTTTGATAAATGCAATGAGTAAATTTCTTAGCTCAAACAAGGCCATTTTTACGCTAACTATCGCGTTTATCGCTTGTTTGTCTCAAAACTTGATCCCAGTTCATATAGCCTTTATACCTATCTTGATCCCGCCACTTCTTGCTCTTATGAATAAAATGGGCATAGATAGACGCGCGGTGGCTTGCGCTCTTACATTTGGACTGCAAGCGCCTTATGTGAGCATTAGCGTTGGTTTTGGTCTGCTTTTTCACAATATCCTTAAAAAAGAGCTAGCCAACAACGGCATAAACACAACCATCTCAGACATCTCATCAGTCATGTGGATAGGCGGTGCATCGATGTTTGTGGGGCTCATCTTAGCCATACTTTTTTATAGTAAAAAAAGGATTTATAAAACTTCTAAATTTGAAAAAGCCGAGCTTGATGAGATCGAGCGTGCAAAAAGCCTTGAGATGACTAAAAAAGAGTGGGCGGTCTTAGCTGGTGCGGTTGTCGCCTTTGTCGTGCAAATTTACACTTCGCTCTTGCCACTTGGCGCGTTACTTGGACTTTTGGTAATGGTTGTTTTTGGAGGCATCGAATACAAAAAAGTAGATAAGATCATGGATAATGGCCTTGCTATGATGGGCTTTATCGCATTTATCATGCTTGTTGCTGCAGGATATGGCACTATTTTAAGAGAGAGTGGCGGTATAGACGAGCTTGTAAAATACGCTAGCTTGGTATCTGGCGGCAAGATAGGCGGAGCATTTTTGATGCTACTTATCGGACTTTTAGTCACGATGGGCATAGGCACTAGCTTTGGAACTATCCCTATCTTAGCCTCTATCTACGTGCCACTTTGCCTTAGCCTTGGCTTTGGCGTGCCAGCTATCATCTTGCTAGTTGGTATAGCAGCAGCTCTGGGCGACGCTGGAAGCCCAGCAAGCGACAGCACACTTGGACCAACGAGCGGTCTAAATGCTGATGGTGAGCACAACCACATATATGATACTTGCGTGCCTACATTTGTATTTTTTAACATCCCACTTATCATCGGTGGCATCGTAGGAGCCATGATACTTGGATAA